The segment CTAGACTATATGAGAGTAGTCTAACTATTAAGAAAATGGTGACTGAAATGTAGTAAAGATTTTACAATTACTATTCAATGTTACCAGCTTCTTTAATTGTGTTTCAAGTGTTTCTGCAAATATTAACTAGTCTATAAACTACCTTTTCGGGACTTAATAACGTTTCTAGTATAGCATAGATTAACTGACTATCCTAGTATTTTCTAAAAAATAAAGAGGAGGCTGGGCAAAAAGCCCAGGACCACTACTCAGAGTTCGTGTCAACATCTCAGCGCAGTGGTTGATTGGGTTTAACAGTCCAGTGGACTGTTGGAGCTATGCGGGGGTGGGAGTGAAACAGTCTGGGGATAGACTGTTTCAGCTCAACAACTTAAAACGAAAAATTGTTGACGAACTCTTCTATGAATGGTCGAGTTCTTTCCCACTCCCACTCTTCTACAAAATCATTAGATAAATTCGGCATCTGCAATTGCCTGTTTAACCACCTCTAGAGGCAAATGAACCAACTCGCATCCTTTTTCCTTATAAAGATACTGGGCATAGTCGTCCATTCGGTATTCATTGATATAGACAACCCGCTTACAACCAACCTGTAACAATTGTTTGGAGCAGTTAAGGCATGGGAAATGGGTCACATAGGCAGTAAAACCTTTTGGAATTCCCCGCTCCGCTCCTTGTAAAATGGCATTGACTTCCGCATGCAAGGTTCTAGCGCAATGACCATCAATCATAAGACATTCCTGATCCAAACAATGTTCGGTTCCTGAAACAGAACCGTTGTAGCCTGTTGCGATAACCTTATTGTCCTTAACCAAAACCGCACCGACCTTTGCTCTCTTACAGGTCGCCCGATTGGCAATTAAAAGCGCCTGAGCCACAAAATACTCATCCCAAGCTAAACGATTTGTTGACATGATTTC is part of the Streptococcus suis genome and harbors:
- a CDS encoding deoxycytidylate deaminase, translating into MSTNRLAWDEYFVAQALLIANRATCKRAKVGAVLVKDNKVIATGYNGSVSGTEHCLDQECLMIDGHCARTLHAEVNAILQGAERGIPKGFTAYVTHFPCLNCSKQLLQVGCKRVVYINEYRMDDYAQYLYKEKGCELVHLPLEVVKQAIADAEFI